From the Myxococcota bacterium genome, one window contains:
- a CDS encoding class I SAM-dependent methyltransferase, giving the protein MAAPELDPEKLQGFGAKLLGALNGAAVALMTSLGHRTGLFDVMSRLPPATSRRIADEAGLDERYVREWLGAMVTSAVVEYDPARSHYSLPPEHAALLTREAEPDNLAATFQWIPLLASVEDRVLECFERGGNVSYLANPRFRAVKEEESDRVVVGQLVEDILPLVPGLPDALARGIDALDVACGSGRALNLLAGEFPRSRFTGYDLSVDAIEGARAEARDLRLGNVRFAVRDPGELEQREAFDLVTAFYAIHDQTRPEAVLRGIAQALRPDGVFLMQEVAATSRVDEDSANPLSPFLYTVSCLHGLTVSLAEGGEGLGLMWGSERALAMLEAAGFGRVVLRRLPRDRVNLYYVARK; this is encoded by the coding sequence ATGGCTGCGCCGGAGCTCGACCCGGAGAAACTCCAAGGCTTCGGGGCCAAGCTGCTCGGCGCGCTCAACGGCGCTGCAGTCGCGCTCATGACGTCGCTCGGCCACCGCACGGGGCTGTTCGACGTCATGAGCCGGCTGCCGCCCGCGACTTCCCGGCGCATCGCGGACGAGGCGGGGCTCGACGAGCGCTACGTGCGCGAGTGGCTCGGCGCCATGGTGACCAGCGCCGTGGTGGAATACGACCCGGCGCGGAGTCACTACAGCCTGCCGCCCGAGCACGCCGCGCTGCTCACGCGCGAGGCGGAGCCGGACAACCTGGCCGCGACCTTCCAGTGGATCCCCCTGCTGGCGTCGGTCGAGGACCGGGTGCTCGAGTGTTTCGAGCGCGGCGGAAATGTCTCGTATCTGGCGAACCCGCGCTTCCGCGCGGTGAAGGAGGAGGAGAGCGACCGCGTGGTCGTGGGGCAGCTCGTCGAGGACATCCTGCCGCTCGTGCCCGGTCTGCCCGACGCGCTGGCGCGCGGCATCGACGCGCTCGATGTCGCCTGCGGCAGCGGCCGCGCGCTGAACCTCCTGGCCGGTGAGTTCCCCAGGAGCCGCTTCACCGGCTATGACCTCTCGGTCGACGCGATCGAGGGCGCGCGCGCCGAGGCGCGCGACCTGCGGCTCGGGAACGTGCGCTTCGCCGTGCGCGACCCCGGCGAGCTCGAACAGCGCGAGGCGTTCGACCTGGTGACCGCCTTCTACGCCATCCACGACCAGACCCGGCCCGAGGCCGTGCTGCGCGGGATCGCGCAAGCGCTGCGACCGGATGGCGTGTTTCTCATGCAAGAGGTCGCGGCAACCAGCCGTGTCGACGAGGATTCCGCCAACCCGCTCTCGCCGTTCCTCTACACGGTGTCGTGCCTGCACGGGCTCACCGTCTCACTCGCCGAGGGCGGCGAGGGCCTGGGGCTCATGTGGGGCTCCGAACGCGCGCTGGCCATGCTGGAAGCGGCGGGCTTCGGCCGGGTGGTGCTGCGGCGGCTGCCGCGCGACCGGGTGAACCTGTACTACGTGGCCCGCAAGTGA
- a CDS encoding isoprenylcysteine carboxylmethyltransferase family protein, giving the protein MEPLRRTAALVYGVVSYALFFVTFLYLVAFVGNFAVPKTIDSGVPGPMGLAVVVNGFLLALFGVQHSVMARPGFKRAWTRLLPASIERSTYVLASTAVLAALMYFWQPIPTPIYELGGPLWGAALALYLAGYGIVLYSSFLIDHFDLFGLRQVVLRAMGRVYTEKRFKTPTLYKLIRHPLYLGWIISFWAAPVFSVGHLLYASFFTAYILIAIPFEERDLAAQLGEPYERWRSATPAFVPRIGRSSESGPIPREAR; this is encoded by the coding sequence ATGGAACCGCTTCGTCGAACCGCCGCCCTGGTGTACGGGGTGGTCAGCTACGCGCTCTTCTTCGTGACCTTCCTGTACCTGGTCGCCTTCGTGGGCAATTTCGCCGTGCCCAAGACGATCGACTCCGGCGTGCCCGGCCCGATGGGGCTCGCCGTGGTCGTGAACGGCTTCCTGCTGGCGCTGTTCGGCGTGCAGCACAGCGTGATGGCGCGCCCGGGCTTCAAGCGCGCGTGGACGCGCCTGCTGCCGGCCTCGATCGAGCGCAGCACCTACGTGCTGGCCTCGACCGCGGTGCTGGCCGCGCTCATGTACTTCTGGCAGCCGATCCCGACGCCGATCTACGAGCTCGGCGGCCCGCTGTGGGGCGCGGCGCTGGCGCTGTATCTGGCCGGCTACGGGATCGTGCTCTACTCCTCGTTCCTGATCGACCACTTCGACCTGTTCGGCCTGCGCCAGGTGGTGCTGCGCGCGATGGGTCGGGTCTACACCGAAAAGCGTTTCAAGACGCCCACCCTGTACAAGCTGATCCGCCACCCGCTGTATCTCGGCTGGATCATCTCGTTCTGGGCCGCCCCCGTGTTCAGCGTGGGTCACCTCTTGTACGCGAGCTTCTTCACCGCCTACATCCTGATTGCGATTCCGTTCGAGGAGCGAGATCTCGCCGCGCAGCTCGGCGAGCCGTACGAGCGCTGGCGCAGCGCGACCCCTGCATTCGTGCCGCGCATCGGCCGGAGCTCCGAGTCCGGGCCCATCCCCCGAGAGGCCCGCTGA
- a CDS encoding AAA family ATPase has protein sequence MRHRFGEYELDEDAGELRHRGAAVEIQPKPLALLMLLVRERGRVVPARELLDSLWPDTRVGPASLTRAISHARRAIGDTNRGALIRSVSRRGYRFAGEVVALDAGAAPALAATPGPARVFVGREDALARLERAFAEALEGHGAVALVLGTAGIGKTRLIEHFTDGVAARGARVLLARSHSDDGVPPFWLWVQVLRQLTGSDSSELARLVPELAGAHGPERFLLFDAVTRLLAAAARARPLVIALEDLQWADAPSLRLLEHLAFEAGRESLVVIATVREGFRERGHPLDRTLAALRQHERTLELALGGFSRREVALWLDRVLGRPAPTDLISELFARTEGVPLFLREAIRLLGERGALDAPERVPRAGMALPGRALDLIRRALDSLSQSAGLLVASGSVLGREFTLAAAAELAQLERDESLDLCDEATRAGVLEASPDAAASWRFTHALYREAAYAGLAAGERVRLHLRAARRLEREHAGDLEPVIAELAHHHHRALAVGEPPRALEYSRAAAARAARLGAWEQAVRHYEDAVAALPHVRPLAPEDRIGVLLELGETCRLSGDRARRREVLAQAIELARTHGRAQDQARAAIALTDLQDWSARDEEARAAVKDALGVIGDEPSVARARLLTRLAYHEIRSAHETAQTIARLGVELARKLGDPESLQDALYVLHFSLGGPDHTAERAELGEEIVRAALDSHSRDRALIALVDLASDRVMLGDPAGARALRARAGQVAGERPAPMMRWHEGVYDTGIAALEGRFDDAAALAQDTLGFGRRVEHPYAAGVFAGQRALIARERGDDAALLAAFEPGIGARVGPFHWTRAVVARARFALGREADARSLFEDLAASDFADVPRNLRWTGTFVELAHLCADLDDAARAKSLRAWLSPVEHQHGAFPVAVMYGGPVRFALARLAETLGDRDEAVGLYAESLEDARRLGARPSEARIAARFAHCLEPREPRRARALLIEAERTARELGLAGIQSYSNESARR, from the coding sequence ATGCGGCACCGCTTCGGGGAATACGAGCTCGACGAGGACGCGGGAGAGCTGCGCCATCGCGGCGCCGCGGTCGAGATCCAGCCCAAGCCGCTGGCCCTGCTGATGCTCCTGGTGCGCGAGCGCGGACGCGTGGTGCCGGCGCGCGAGCTGCTCGACTCACTCTGGCCCGACACCCGGGTCGGCCCCGCGTCGCTCACGCGCGCGATCTCGCACGCGCGGCGCGCGATCGGCGACACGAACCGCGGCGCGCTGATCCGCAGCGTGTCTCGCCGCGGCTACCGCTTCGCGGGCGAGGTGGTGGCGCTCGACGCCGGGGCCGCGCCCGCGCTCGCGGCCACACCCGGTCCCGCGCGCGTGTTCGTCGGGCGCGAAGACGCGCTGGCGCGGCTCGAGCGCGCGTTCGCCGAGGCGCTCGAGGGGCACGGCGCGGTGGCGCTGGTGCTGGGGACCGCAGGCATCGGCAAGACCCGGCTGATCGAGCACTTCACGGACGGCGTGGCGGCGCGCGGCGCGCGCGTGCTGCTCGCGCGCAGTCACTCCGACGACGGCGTGCCCCCGTTCTGGCTCTGGGTGCAGGTGCTGCGCCAGCTCACCGGCAGTGACTCGAGCGAGCTGGCCCGGCTCGTGCCCGAGCTGGCCGGCGCGCACGGCCCCGAGCGCTTCCTGTTGTTCGACGCGGTGACGCGGTTGCTGGCGGCCGCCGCGCGCGCCCGCCCGCTGGTGATCGCGCTCGAGGACCTGCAGTGGGCCGACGCACCGTCGCTGCGCCTGCTCGAGCACCTGGCGTTCGAGGCAGGGCGGGAGTCGCTGGTGGTGATCGCGACGGTGCGCGAGGGCTTCCGCGAGCGCGGTCACCCGCTCGACCGCACGCTGGCCGCGCTGCGCCAGCACGAGCGCACGCTCGAGCTCGCGCTCGGCGGCTTCTCGCGGCGCGAGGTCGCGCTGTGGCTCGACCGCGTGTTGGGCCGACCTGCGCCGACCGACCTGATCTCGGAGCTGTTCGCGCGCACGGAAGGCGTGCCGCTGTTCCTGCGCGAGGCGATCCGGCTGCTCGGCGAGCGCGGCGCGCTCGACGCGCCGGAGCGCGTGCCGCGCGCGGGCATGGCGCTGCCCGGCCGCGCGCTCGACCTGATCCGCCGCGCGCTCGACTCGCTCTCGCAGAGCGCGGGGCTGCTCGTGGCGAGCGGCTCGGTGCTGGGGCGCGAGTTCACGCTCGCCGCCGCCGCCGAGCTGGCGCAGCTCGAACGCGACGAGTCACTCGACCTGTGCGACGAGGCCACGCGCGCGGGCGTGCTCGAGGCCTCGCCCGATGCCGCGGCGAGCTGGCGCTTCACGCACGCGCTGTACCGCGAGGCCGCCTACGCCGGCCTGGCCGCCGGCGAGCGCGTGCGCCTGCACCTGCGCGCGGCGCGGCGGCTCGAGCGCGAGCACGCGGGCGACCTCGAGCCGGTGATCGCCGAGCTCGCGCACCATCACCACCGCGCGCTGGCCGTGGGGGAGCCGCCGCGCGCGCTCGAGTACTCGCGCGCAGCCGCGGCCCGTGCCGCGCGGCTCGGCGCGTGGGAGCAGGCGGTGAGACACTACGAGGACGCCGTCGCGGCGCTGCCCCACGTGCGCCCGCTCGCGCCCGAGGACCGGATCGGCGTGCTGCTCGAGCTGGGCGAGACCTGCCGGCTGTCGGGTGACCGCGCCCGCCGGCGCGAGGTGCTCGCGCAGGCCATCGAGCTGGCCCGAACGCACGGTCGCGCCCAGGACCAGGCGCGCGCCGCGATCGCGCTGACCGACCTCCAGGACTGGAGCGCGCGCGACGAGGAGGCGCGCGCCGCGGTGAAGGACGCGCTCGGCGTGATCGGGGACGAGCCCAGCGTCGCGCGCGCGCGCCTGCTGACCCGGCTCGCCTACCACGAGATCCGCAGCGCGCACGAGACTGCGCAGACGATCGCGCGGCTGGGGGTCGAGCTGGCGCGCAAGCTGGGCGATCCCGAGTCACTCCAGGACGCGCTCTACGTGCTGCATTTCTCGCTCGGCGGGCCCGATCACACGGCCGAGCGCGCCGAGCTGGGCGAGGAGATCGTGCGCGCCGCGCTCGACTCGCACAGCCGCGATCGCGCGCTGATCGCGCTCGTCGACCTGGCGAGCGACCGGGTGATGCTGGGCGACCCCGCCGGGGCGCGCGCGCTGCGCGCCCGCGCGGGCCAGGTCGCGGGCGAACGTCCGGCGCCGATGATGCGCTGGCACGAGGGCGTCTACGACACGGGCATCGCCGCGCTGGAGGGCCGCTTCGACGACGCGGCCGCGCTCGCGCAGGACACACTCGGCTTCGGCCGGCGCGTCGAGCATCCCTACGCGGCAGGCGTGTTCGCCGGCCAGCGCGCGCTGATCGCGCGCGAGCGCGGCGACGACGCCGCGCTCTTGGCCGCCTTCGAGCCTGGCATCGGCGCGCGGGTCGGCCCGTTCCACTGGACCCGCGCCGTCGTGGCACGCGCGCGCTTCGCGCTGGGGCGCGAGGCCGACGCGCGCTCCTTGTTCGAAGACCTGGCGGCCTCGGACTTCGCCGACGTGCCGCGCAACCTGCGCTGGACCGGCACGTTCGTCGAGCTCGCACACCTGTGCGCCGACCTCGACGACGCGGCGCGCGCGAAGTCACTCCGCGCCTGGCTCTCGCCCGTGGAGCACCAGCACGGCGCCTTTCCGGTCGCGGTCATGTACGGCGGCCCGGTACGCTTCGCGCTGGCCCGGCTGGCCGAGACGCTGGGCGACCGCGACGAGGCCGTCGGGCTCTACGC